The nucleotide sequence TTCCAGCAAGTTTGAGTTCATctacttttcttttcaatttctagGCATCCCTTTATCTTCAACATACACATGCATCAACTATTAATCCAGCTCGAAGGTGCACGGATTCACAAGAGTTGAGCATTAGTAGCTTTTCAATTGGGAAGTAATTTCTACACATCATTTTTCTCCCTTTACACAATTCTATTTGTTTTCCAAGTAATTAATCTCTGCAAATAATGCATCGGAATTTACCAGAACAAAACTGTCCCAATTAAGTTTActtcaatattttgaaaaactgAACAAGTGAAGATGATGTTGGATTTTATTTATATCAATTGTATCATGGTTTCAAGTAGACATATTCCTTTACTGGAACGAGTTTAAAAAGAATTGACGTTAGCTTGTATGACATCAGTAACATTTAACCTTGTTTGGTATAAAGTTGGAATGAATGAAGTTTTTGTTCTAGCTAGAGTAACGTCTCCTATCCTTAAGTTGGTCCATTTCTCCGTTTTTCCTtgaatgtacttttaaaatagtgTCTTATTTATTCCAATCAAATTATCTATATATCATATGATGCCTTAAATTAATGAAGCTTTTAGCACCACTCttgaaaaataattaacaacATTGTTGTTGTTTACACACAAAATTAACACACTATTCAATAGAAGTAAACCCTACCATTGTATATGACATCCATCTGTATTAAAGACTTTAGCTTTCTGTGCAAAAATAGAATTGCCTTAATAATAATTAGCAAGATATCAAAAAGTAGTTATTTATCTATgatgaaacatatatatgagagatctttttatatatttaagaCACAAGCTGAAACATCATGTGTGATAATACAAGTGGAGAGATACTaaaaaatatatcatatatCAAATCTCTCCACTAGTGTCATTATTATGACACGTAATATACCGATTTGTAATCCAAGCACATGGAAAAATTTATCCATGTATAGACAGTCTGGATAAGAAACCTATGTAAAATCTAATCAAATATGACTGAGGAATAGAATTGGCCAGAATGATGATATTGATATTAGTCTACTAACTTTATACAGAGAGTTCCCTATAAACAAGCAGCTGACCCTGCAATACTACTATACAAGAAAGGAaggaaatatatacatattaattACTGATTACACGCCTATTCTAGGCCCCTTATGATAGGGATCTGATTGCTTTCTAACAACCTAGGAGAGACTTGACACTACCAAAGACTTCAAACTTAAGCATGATCTGAGATGCTTCTGCTTTCTGCTGCCAAGGACCACAATGTTGAAAAAAAAGCAGCTTCTTTTCATTTTGtctgaatcttttttttttcttttgatccgTATATTAAAAGCCGAGACTATACAAGTCTTTTAATATGAAGCGTTTAAAACGATCCATGGGATATGGCAACGCCACGTATTTAATGAATTAGTTTTATGTTCACCGTCCTTTCTTTTTCCCGGTGGCAGGGCTGCCGCCGTTGCCAATGCTAGTACCCACGCCGTCTTCCTTCCTCCCTCAGCCACCGTATCAACTTTCCAGTTATCCCCAAGTTAAGTTCAGATCAAGGAGCAAACAGGTTGCCAAAATGACAATGGTTGGCATCCCAATGAGACTTTGGCAATGGCAGTCTTTTCTTGAGGGCGGAGGAGAGAGGCAGGTGGTAAGGGAGGAGGAAGGATGTGTGGATATGGGGGCCGACCGGCCGAGCACCAAGGCTGTTCTGTTTATTAAGTACGTGGCATTGTTAGAACCCTTGGATAGTTTTGGACGGTgcacatatatattataaagaCATGTATAATCTTGcactaaaaaaaaacatgtagagaGAATCTTTATCCCATGTACAAAACAGTCTTCATGGTCTACTTTGGAAATTAATAATTATCAAGGACAGTCAATTCAATGCGACCCTTTTTCTTCTAACTCTTTGTATAAGAGGTATTAGCCCATTTTTGAACTTATAAGTAGTCACACATTCAGGATTCTAGCATAGGGTGTTCTAATTAAATTATGTTAGATGTTAGTGGGACGGTAAGTTGGGGTTAACGTCTATGCGTCTAGATGGGGGTCTAGATAGAGTTCTAAGCAGACTAGgaggatttaagtaaatttattatttatcatATAGATAAGGGCATATTTACACTTAAAAAAACTATATTTCTATTGAGAATTtggatttattattttaattaggtttatAATTTAACATATACCATCCAAAATATCATGATTTTTGGTTTTGTATTTTAGTGAATTTGATGGTAGATGAAAATTCAAGTGATTATGAGTTCTTAGTACTTTACGAAATATTTTTCAGAATGCATATGAATATATAGTGAATTTCAAAAGAAATATATGGTGTAAAAAGTATTAGTTGAGTAGTACGTTATTCCTTTATTACTTGAAATGTTTACATAACCTGATTGGACAACAATTAAAAAAGATAAATGAGGAGTTGGTCATGTGAGAAATGGAGTCATAAAGTCATATTCTATTTCTTATTCGTTGAAACCAAggtccaaaaacaaaaagagtcATGGTAGTCTTCTTCATGTTACTTTTCATCtgaaattagatttttttttttttttttgtggttctAAGCTTCTGCTGCACTGCATCTGAACATCCATTGTGGTCTTCTCTCTTTTACCACCTGCCCAGACCATTGGATGGTCCTAAGAGGTCCTCACATGCACTGTCCTCACATGCACTTCTTCAGACTTCCATGTAAATCGGCTAAGGATAATTCTTAGGTACTCAATACTGAGTACCTCATaaactcaattttttaatttgactcAATTAAAAGATGTCacatatttctttgttttgaaacctaaaaaaatgtcttttattttttaaaataataaaatataagttaaaaCATCATTAGACCAGAATAAAAAAGCGAGTACCTAAATATTATTCCTTGGCTAATACCTGATGTATTAATTAATGTTGCAACTTTCAAGACTCGGAAGAGAAAAGTATCATACTTCTAAACAGCTTTTGTTTCCCAAAagacaaaagaagaagaaatttcaaGTAAATTACAGAGACTCAAATGGCAGAGAAGAAGATTATGCACTATAGCAGCTCTCAGAAGATACTGTTAGTAGGTGAGGGCAACTTCTCTTTTGCTGCTTGCTTAGCCACTGCATTTGGCTCTGCAAACAACATTGTCGCCACTACTCTCGACTCCAAAGGTATTACGGATATCATTGACTTTCTTAAATTAAGaacattttattttcataaGTGCTTCAGCAATCAAAAACCGTTTCAGAGTGTGATTCAACGATCAAAACCGTTTCAGAGTGTGGTTTAATGATCAAAATCATTTAGTTTTTAGATTCTTTTTGAAGGATTATCCGTGCCATATATCAATCAAATTGAGAATTGTTGAGTTGTTCGATTGCCTTCATTTACATTTCAACTTTATCCGTTTCAGGGTGTGATTTAACGATCAAAACCATTTAGTTTTTAGATTCGCTTTCAAGGATTATCCCTGCCACTGCCGAATATCGATCAAGTTGACGATTTTTTAGTTGTTCGATtgtcttcattttcatttcaactTTATCTCAACGAACCATGGTGTTTTCCACATTTTAGATGATCAaacattttatataaaatacaGACGGTTTCAATCGTAAACATGCATTCTTGGGTAGGCACCAAAGCAGAAACAATGTCCTTTAACTTATATTGATATttgtatgtatatgtgtatgTTTATACCAATTTCTTGACTAAAATCCCTTCCATACTACTTGTAGAGTCATTTATGGACAAGTACCCAGATGCAGTGAGGAAATGGAAGAAGTTAAAGGGAAAGGGATGTGTAGTATTGCATCAAGTGGATGTGGATACCATGAGCCAACACCCTCTGCTAGCTGCTAAACTATTTGATCGAGTCGTCTTTAATTTCCCTCACGCGGGCTTCATCGGCATGGAAAGCCAGAGGTTTCAAATTGAGTAAGTTCTAATACACAGCAATTCTACATGAATCAAATGTATAGTGATGCGTTAGAACGATGCATTTTTATTGGAAGTAGGGTTCAATATTGGAAGAATAATGCAAGTAGGGTTCGTAGGGTTCAATGTTGGAAGAATAATGCAACCCTTTGTTTAAGTTTTTTGATGGATAACAGCTCAGCTTAGTGCTAGTGTTAGCTGGTTGTTATTCCACCAGCTTTGTAAAGCTAATTAGTAGTTTCAGTTAGAGAGAGTGGAGGACACAATGA is from Malus sylvestris chromosome 5, drMalSylv7.2, whole genome shotgun sequence and encodes:
- the LOC126624590 gene encoding uncharacterized protein At4g26485-like isoform X2, which encodes MAEKKIMHYSSSQKILLVGEGNFSFAACLATAFGSANNIVATTLDSKESFMDKYPDAVRKWKKLKGKGCVVLHQVDVDTMSQHPLLAAKLFDRVVFNFPHAGFIGMESQRFQIELHQDLVKRFFAAASAMLTGRGEVHVTHKTANPFSRWNIVKLAEEVGLYLVEEAPFTRADYPGYLNKRGSGRKCNRTFRVGQCSTYKFAKLPLQLLVLDSPY
- the LOC126624590 gene encoding uncharacterized protein At4g26485-like isoform X3 encodes the protein MAEKKIMHYSSSQKILLVGEGNFSFAACLATAFGSANNIVATTLDSKESFMDKYPDAVRKWKKLKGKGCVVLHQVDVDTMSQHPLLAAKLFDRVVFNFPHAGFIGMESQRFQIELHQDLVKRFFAAASAMLTGRGEVHVTHKTANPFSRWNIVKLAEEVGLYLVEEAPFKRADYPGYLNKKGSGRKCNRTFRVGQCSTYKFAKLPLRLLVLDSPY